A single window of Flavobacterium sp. 140616W15 DNA harbors:
- a CDS encoding helix-turn-helix domain-containing protein — MAKIKRDGVLREANCTEELLAMRDSLDVLGGKWKLMILRFLTNRTHQVIHFKKMQREIDGISAKMLSKELKDLEINLLITRKVQDTKPITVAYSVTEYGKSVLPVTETLVQWGLNHREKIIESI, encoded by the coding sequence ATGGCAAAAATTAAAAGAGATGGTGTTTTGCGTGAAGCAAATTGTACAGAAGAACTGCTTGCAATGCGAGATAGTCTGGACGTCTTAGGTGGGAAGTGGAAACTAATGATTTTGCGATTTCTTACTAACAGAACGCATCAGGTGATTCATTTCAAAAAAATGCAGCGTGAAATTGATGGAATTTCTGCAAAAATGCTAAGCAAGGAACTCAAAGACCTAGAGATCAATTTACTTATCACAAGAAAAGTTCAGGATACCAAACCAATAACAGTTGCTTATTCTGTCACAGAATATGGTAAATCAGTACTCCCCGTTACCGAAACTTTGGTACAATGGGGACTAAATCATCGCGAAAAGATAATTGAATCTATTTAA